The Actinopolyspora erythraea genome has a segment encoding these proteins:
- the manA gene encoding mannose-6-phosphate isomerase, class I, whose translation MELLRNAVRPYAWGSRTAIAELLGRPVPAPHPEAELWMGAHPGDSSRLLCQDGSEVSLVRLLDAEPTHQLGRACTDIWGNRLPYLMKVLAADEPLSLQAHPSAEQAADGFAREEALDVPRSAPDRNYPDPTAKPELICALTEFHALAGFRAAEATVRLLHQLDVPSLRGHVRLLAAQPDRDGLRALFTTWITLPEENLRALIPDLLRACAEYVRSGGEFVEECRTVLELGEAYPNDAGVLASLLLNRIVLRPGEAIYLSPGNLHAYLRGTGVEILANSDNILRCGLTPKHVDVAELLKVLDFANGEMRVLTGERRGTNLTVYRTEADEFELSRVEWHSGDHAGVLLDSAGPQILLCTEGSVRLSPTPGGVGSNGNGDHNGHAGGARELELTRGDSVWLAASDPCVLAQPLGEAHERVQLFRAAPGAV comes from the coding sequence GTGGAGTTACTGCGCAACGCGGTGCGCCCGTATGCGTGGGGGTCTCGGACCGCGATCGCGGAGCTGCTCGGCCGTCCCGTGCCCGCCCCGCATCCCGAAGCCGAACTCTGGATGGGTGCCCACCCCGGGGACTCCTCGCGGTTGCTGTGCCAGGACGGGTCGGAGGTCTCGCTGGTGCGTCTGCTGGACGCGGAACCGACCCACCAGCTGGGCAGGGCGTGCACCGACATATGGGGCAACCGCCTGCCGTACCTGATGAAGGTGCTCGCCGCGGACGAGCCGCTGAGCCTGCAGGCCCACCCCTCGGCCGAGCAGGCGGCCGACGGGTTCGCGCGGGAGGAGGCGCTCGACGTGCCGCGCAGCGCCCCCGATCGCAACTACCCGGATCCCACCGCCAAGCCCGAACTGATCTGCGCGTTGACCGAGTTCCACGCGCTCGCCGGTTTCCGCGCGGCCGAGGCCACCGTCCGGCTGCTGCACCAGCTCGACGTGCCGAGTCTGCGGGGCCACGTGCGGTTGCTGGCGGCCCAGCCCGACCGGGACGGGCTGCGTGCGCTGTTCACCACCTGGATCACCCTTCCGGAGGAGAACCTCCGGGCCCTGATACCGGACCTGCTGCGCGCCTGTGCCGAGTACGTGCGTTCGGGCGGTGAGTTCGTCGAGGAGTGCCGCACGGTGCTCGAACTGGGGGAGGCCTATCCCAACGACGCGGGGGTGCTGGCGAGCCTGCTGCTGAACCGCATCGTGCTGCGACCGGGAGAGGCCATCTACCTGTCGCCCGGCAACCTGCACGCCTACCTGCGCGGCACCGGGGTCGAGATACTGGCCAATTCGGACAACATTCTTCGCTGCGGTCTCACCCCCAAGCACGTGGACGTCGCCGAACTGCTGAAGGTGCTCGACTTCGCCAACGGGGAGATGCGGGTGCTCACCGGCGAGCGGCGGGGCACCAACCTGACGGTCTACCGCACCGAGGCCGACGAGTTCGAGCTGTCCAGAGTGGAGTGGCACTCCGGCGACCACGCCGGGGTGCTGCTCGACTCCGCGGGCCCGCAGATCCTGCTGTGCACCGAGGGGTCGGTCCGGCTCTCCCCCACCCCCGGCGGGGTGGGTTCCAACGGCAACGGCGATCACAACGGTCACGCCGGTGGCGCGCGGGAGCTGGAGCTGACCCGGGGGGACTCGGTCTGGCTCGCCGCCTCGGACCCCTGCGTGCTGGCCCAACCGCTGGGCGAGGCCCACGAGCGGGTCCAGCTGTTCCGAGCCGCTCCCGGGGCGGTCTGA
- a CDS encoding Trm112 family protein, with protein MSVAIDPELREILVCPCPRNAPLEDGLPGDPDAEYLTCASCGRGFPVRDGIPVLLLEEAVPGPEVDPAPDESGEG; from the coding sequence GTGAGTGTCGCGATCGATCCCGAGCTGCGGGAGATCCTGGTGTGCCCCTGCCCGCGTAACGCGCCGCTGGAAGACGGTCTACCGGGTGATCCGGACGCCGAGTACCTGACCTGCGCCTCCTGTGGGCGGGGATTCCCCGTGCGGGACGGGATTCCCGTCCTCCTGCTGGAGGAAGCGGTCCCGGGGCCGGAAGTCGATCCCGCCCCCGACGAGTCAGGTGAGGGGTGA
- the mtrA gene encoding MtrAB system response regulator MtrA — translation MKSRVLVVDDDPALAEMLTIVLRGEGFDTAVVNDGTKAMPALRELKPDLVLLDLMLPGMNGIDVCKAIRAESMVPVVMLTAKSDTVDVVLGLESGADDYIVKPFKPKELVARLRVRLRRTEAEPAEVLSIGDLTVDVPGHEVTRDGVPISLTPLEFDLLVALARKPRQVFTREVLLEQVWGYRHAADTRLVNVHVQRLRSKIEKDPEHPEVVLTVRGVGYKAGPP, via the coding sequence ATGAAGTCACGCGTGCTCGTGGTGGACGACGACCCGGCTCTGGCGGAGATGCTGACCATCGTACTCCGCGGTGAGGGGTTCGATACCGCCGTCGTCAACGACGGCACCAAGGCGATGCCCGCGTTGCGTGAGCTCAAACCCGACCTGGTGCTGCTCGACCTGATGCTGCCGGGCATGAACGGCATCGACGTGTGCAAGGCCATCCGCGCGGAGTCGATGGTCCCCGTTGTCATGCTCACCGCGAAGAGTGACACCGTTGACGTGGTGCTCGGACTGGAGTCCGGGGCCGACGACTACATCGTCAAACCGTTCAAGCCGAAGGAACTGGTGGCCCGGCTGCGGGTGCGGTTGCGCCGTACCGAGGCGGAACCGGCCGAGGTGCTCTCCATCGGTGACCTGACGGTCGACGTCCCCGGGCACGAGGTCACGCGCGACGGAGTCCCGATCTCGCTCACGCCGCTGGAGTTCGACCTGCTGGTCGCGCTCGCGCGTAAGCCACGTCAGGTCTTCACCCGCGAGGTGTTACTCGAACAGGTGTGGGGTTACCGCCACGCCGCCGACACCCGGCTGGTCAACGTGCACGTGCAGCGGCTCCGGTCGAAGATCGAGAAGGACCCCGAGCACCCGGAGGTCGTGCTCACGGTCCGGGGGGTCGGTTACAAGGCCGGTCCGCCATGA
- a CDS encoding membrane protein, with protein sequence MHVPGPDTRVVELRVHGVLGTEPRDLTDSVASVDVAGDGLGRIVSPADRLLRPVPGPDLNAGERTVPRSVEGYVWGGMTSGGGKALWALLFPFALANMAHWMLPPSDPARRSSLALGALLRAGLRLAALLLTMLFTAHLTVLSLDLLAAQCLRPGAGCLGVVPEGLRAVEQLRSIPAFVFVVGVVVGMYRLSAMSWRVRTPLSPETGQTAQAPKLPGSGVVRDPATPALRTLHAVAGLCTTVLLALGGPSAGTDPRWVAAAALTALCVLGTALLDDPTGSATRSPESGLTRAVNLLLGHHTRVVLLTLGGLLVLATAVAPDSLSGPLPGSGEVTDSLTLALLVLCGCVGAVLVPAALLARDSWHRLPARLRPWAGGWFAAPVLLIACLLGAGFGAGVTLSARQALGDELLLPVSYDTVTLLWGSATAALVLAGLFVAPWAWFRWWRAVRTDSVSPEVELLHAGRPADQRSAERAWKWAELQRVHGHRLVLVLAGALAGGAVLALAVRLGSNEPPAWSRWLTLLGVGALATLAATLLRMVYLAVRRPNSARQLSLLCDLTLFWPREAHPVVPPCYALKVIPELVNRACEHLSEPNTRVVLSGHSQGSLLVSVAAARLLGQLEEQDRERVGLVTAGSQLQWAYARGFPGFLGHGAQRSLAGSLAGRWRSLCRGTDPIGGAVSTWNRQVHDGKLLGVGFRPDGSEGPLPAAARGPTGALVLGGDHWLPDPQRGPFEQRRWMAGLLLHSEYSGDPEWDRAVSMAAALEVPARGTNLPLRTTMAEPVGTPRNGRAQRTENSDGDPVNPHPGEAPATSRPPAPDSGGRKQEERAGTAVADPPADHETGGTGNGSAEHRAAEPPEIIDLPGMTPPWERGPTLRPSSQ encoded by the coding sequence GTGCACGTACCCGGGCCGGACACTCGCGTGGTCGAGCTGCGGGTACACGGCGTCCTCGGAACCGAGCCCCGGGACCTGACCGACTCGGTGGCCTCGGTGGACGTGGCCGGGGACGGTCTCGGGCGGATCGTCAGCCCGGCGGACCGGCTGCTGCGCCCCGTCCCCGGCCCCGACCTCAACGCGGGGGAACGAACCGTCCCGCGCTCGGTCGAGGGATACGTCTGGGGCGGGATGACCTCCGGTGGCGGAAAGGCGCTCTGGGCGCTGCTGTTCCCCTTCGCGCTGGCGAACATGGCGCACTGGATGCTGCCGCCGAGCGACCCGGCGCGCCGCTCCTCGCTCGCGCTGGGCGCGCTGCTGCGCGCGGGGCTGCGACTGGCGGCGCTCCTGCTGACGATGCTGTTCACCGCCCACCTGACGGTGCTGAGCCTGGACCTGCTGGCCGCCCAGTGCCTGCGCCCGGGAGCCGGGTGCCTGGGCGTGGTCCCGGAGGGGCTCCGCGCGGTGGAACAACTGCGCTCGATCCCGGCCTTCGTCTTCGTGGTGGGCGTCGTGGTCGGCATGTACCGCCTCTCCGCGATGTCGTGGCGCGTACGCACTCCGCTGAGCCCGGAGACCGGGCAGACCGCGCAGGCGCCGAAGCTCCCGGGAAGCGGCGTGGTGCGCGATCCGGCCACCCCCGCCCTGCGGACGCTGCACGCGGTGGCGGGACTGTGCACGACGGTGCTGCTGGCGCTGGGAGGCCCCTCGGCGGGTACGGATCCGCGCTGGGTGGCCGCGGCCGCGCTGACCGCGCTGTGCGTGCTGGGAACGGCCCTGCTGGACGACCCCACCGGTTCGGCGACGCGGTCCCCCGAGAGCGGACTCACCCGTGCGGTGAACCTGCTGCTGGGGCACCACACGCGGGTCGTGCTGCTCACGCTCGGCGGACTGCTGGTGCTGGCCACCGCCGTGGCCCCGGACTCGCTGTCCGGCCCGCTCCCCGGTTCGGGCGAGGTCACCGACTCGCTTACCCTCGCGCTGCTGGTGCTCTGCGGCTGCGTGGGAGCGGTGCTGGTTCCGGCGGCGCTGCTGGCGCGCGACTCCTGGCACCGCCTCCCCGCCAGGCTGCGCCCGTGGGCGGGTGGCTGGTTCGCCGCGCCCGTGCTACTGATCGCCTGCCTGCTCGGCGCCGGGTTCGGAGCGGGGGTGACGCTGAGCGCCCGTCAGGCGCTGGGCGACGAACTGCTGCTGCCGGTCTCCTACGACACGGTGACGCTGCTGTGGGGCTCGGCGACGGCAGCGCTCGTGCTGGCGGGGCTCTTCGTGGCCCCCTGGGCCTGGTTTCGGTGGTGGCGCGCGGTGCGCACCGACAGCGTCTCGCCCGAAGTGGAGCTGCTGCACGCCGGTCGTCCCGCCGACCAGCGCAGCGCCGAACGGGCGTGGAAATGGGCCGAACTGCAACGGGTCCACGGTCACCGCCTGGTGCTGGTGTTGGCCGGAGCCCTGGCCGGTGGAGCGGTCCTGGCACTGGCGGTGCGCCTGGGAAGCAACGAACCTCCCGCCTGGAGCCGCTGGTTGACGCTGCTGGGGGTCGGGGCGCTGGCCACGCTGGCCGCGACGCTGCTGCGGATGGTCTACCTGGCGGTGCGCCGTCCCAACTCGGCACGGCAGTTGAGCCTGCTGTGCGATCTGACGCTGTTCTGGCCACGTGAGGCGCACCCGGTCGTTCCGCCGTGCTACGCCCTGAAGGTCATCCCCGAACTGGTCAACCGGGCGTGCGAGCACCTCTCGGAACCCAACACCCGGGTGGTGCTCTCCGGGCACAGCCAGGGGAGCCTGCTGGTCTCCGTGGCGGCCGCGAGGCTGCTCGGCCAGCTGGAGGAGCAGGACCGCGAGCGGGTCGGTCTCGTCACGGCCGGTTCCCAGCTGCAGTGGGCCTACGCCCGCGGGTTCCCCGGTTTCCTCGGCCACGGGGCGCAGCGCTCGCTGGCGGGCTCGCTGGCGGGGCGCTGGCGCTCGCTGTGCCGCGGTACCGATCCGATCGGTGGAGCCGTGAGCACGTGGAACCGGCAGGTCCACGACGGCAAGCTGCTCGGTGTGGGGTTCCGGCCCGACGGCAGCGAGGGACCGCTGCCCGCCGCCGCGCGTGGCCCGACCGGCGCTCTGGTGCTCGGCGGCGACCACTGGCTGCCAGATCCGCAACGCGGTCCGTTCGAACAGCGGCGCTGGATGGCGGGGCTACTGCTGCACTCGGAGTACAGCGGCGACCCCGAGTGGGACAGGGCCGTGTCGATGGCGGCCGCCCTGGAGGTGCCCGCCCGGGGGACGAACCTGCCGCTGCGCACGACGATGGCCGAGCCGGTGGGAACACCGCGCAACGGCAGGGCACAACGCACTGAGAACTCCGACGGGGACCCGGTGAACCCCCATCCCGGGGAGGCCCCGGCGACCTCGCGTCCGCCGGCCCCGGACAGCGGCGGGAGGAAGCAGGAGGAACGGGCCGGCACAGCGGTCGCCGACCCCCCGGCGGACCACGAGACGGGCGGAACGGGGAACGGCTCAGCCGAGCACCGGGCCGCCGAACCGCCGGAGATCATCGACCTGCCCGGCATGACTCCCCCTTGGGAACGCGGTCCCACCCTGCGTCCGTCGAGCCAGTGA
- a CDS encoding dTMP kinase produces MGRLIVIEGLDGAGKQTLAGALTSELESRGLSVGRVAFPRYGEDVHADLVAEALRGAHGDLADSVYGMAVLYALDRQRSAAWLRAELADHDVLLLDRYVASNAAYGAARLWQHADGEFASWAYQLEVTRFGLPEPELQILLSVPSEVAAERAERRERSGAGDGRDRFESDAGLQERCAVVYRELAEMSWWSPWHVVEDAVTTDPSALADRVLA; encoded by the coding sequence ATGGGGCGGCTGATCGTGATCGAAGGACTGGACGGGGCGGGGAAACAGACCCTGGCCGGTGCGTTGACCTCGGAACTGGAGTCCAGGGGGTTGTCGGTGGGCCGGGTGGCCTTCCCCCGGTACGGGGAGGACGTGCACGCCGATCTCGTGGCCGAGGCGCTCCGCGGCGCACACGGTGACCTGGCTGACTCGGTGTACGGCATGGCCGTGCTCTACGCGCTGGACCGGCAGCGCTCCGCGGCGTGGCTGCGGGCTGAGCTCGCCGACCACGACGTGCTGCTGCTGGACCGCTACGTGGCGTCCAACGCCGCCTACGGTGCCGCGCGGCTGTGGCAGCACGCCGACGGTGAGTTCGCCTCCTGGGCCTACCAGCTGGAGGTGACCCGCTTCGGACTGCCCGAGCCGGAGTTGCAGATCCTGCTGAGCGTCCCGAGCGAGGTCGCGGCCGAGCGGGCCGAGCGGCGGGAGCGTTCCGGAGCGGGCGACGGCAGGGACAGGTTCGAGTCCGACGCCGGGCTGCAGGAGCGCTGTGCCGTGGTCTACCGGGAACTCGCCGAGATGTCCTGGTGGTCGCCCTGGCACGTCGTCGAGGACGCGGTCACCACCGATCCGAGCGCGCTGGCCGATCGGGTGCTCGCCTGA
- a CDS encoding amino acid permease, with translation MPGSGIWRTKTVEQSILDTDEPDTRLRKNLGTWDLIVFGVSVVIGAGIFTLTAQVAGDTSGPAVSLAFVLAAIACALAALCYAEFASTVPVAGSAYTYSYATFGEFLAWIIGWDLILEFSIAASAVAKSWSSYLEQVASGVGLAVDTKLPLGPLQFDWGAMLLVAVLIAVLITGTKLSARVSMVITSIKVAVVLFIILAGIAYIKPDNYTPFIPEGEPTSEGGPALHQSLLSLVLGGESSTFGVYGLLAGASIVFFAFIGFDVVATTAEETRDPQRNAPRGILGSVLITTVLYVGVSLVLTGMVNYTRLATGPDGQSATLATAFEVNGVDWAATLISVGALIGLITVVMVLLLGQTRVLFAMARDGLLPRGLAKTDPNRGTPVRTTVLVGGAVFVASGFFSFSSLAEMVNIGTLFAFILVSIGVIVLRRKRPDLPRGFRAPLVPLVPVLAVLACLWLMINLTAFTWIRFMIWMVAGVVIYVLYSRTHSVLGQREKADNLPD, from the coding sequence GTGCCAGGAAGCGGAATATGGCGGACCAAAACGGTCGAGCAATCGATCCTGGACACCGATGAACCCGACACCAGACTGCGCAAGAATCTCGGCACCTGGGATCTGATCGTTTTCGGTGTTTCGGTGGTAATCGGTGCCGGGATCTTCACCCTCACCGCGCAGGTGGCCGGTGACACCTCCGGGCCCGCCGTTTCACTCGCCTTCGTGCTCGCCGCGATCGCCTGCGCGCTGGCAGCGCTGTGCTACGCCGAGTTCGCGTCCACGGTGCCGGTGGCCGGGAGCGCCTACACCTACTCCTACGCCACCTTCGGCGAGTTCTTAGCCTGGATCATCGGTTGGGATCTCATCCTGGAGTTCTCCATCGCCGCCTCGGCGGTCGCCAAGAGCTGGTCCTCGTACCTGGAGCAGGTGGCCTCCGGCGTCGGGCTGGCTGTGGACACCAAGCTCCCGCTGGGACCGTTGCAGTTCGACTGGGGAGCCATGCTGCTCGTCGCGGTGCTGATCGCGGTTCTGATCACCGGCACCAAGCTCTCCGCGCGGGTCAGCATGGTGATCACGAGCATCAAGGTGGCGGTGGTGCTGTTCATCATCCTCGCCGGGATCGCCTACATCAAACCCGACAACTACACCCCGTTCATTCCGGAGGGGGAACCCACCTCGGAGGGCGGTCCCGCGCTGCACCAGTCGCTGCTGTCCCTGGTGCTCGGTGGTGAGTCCAGCACCTTCGGGGTATACGGGTTGCTGGCGGGCGCGTCGATCGTGTTCTTCGCCTTCATCGGGTTCGACGTGGTCGCCACCACCGCGGAGGAGACCCGTGACCCGCAGCGCAACGCGCCACGCGGCATCCTCGGGTCGGTGCTGATCACCACCGTGCTCTACGTGGGCGTCTCGCTGGTGCTGACCGGCATGGTGAACTACACCCGGCTGGCCACCGGTCCCGACGGGCAGAGCGCCACGCTCGCCACCGCTTTCGAGGTCAACGGGGTGGACTGGGCCGCCACGCTGATCTCGGTGGGAGCGCTGATCGGTCTCATCACCGTGGTCATGGTGCTGCTGCTGGGGCAGACCAGGGTGCTGTTCGCCATGGCCAGGGACGGCCTGCTGCCGCGCGGGCTGGCCAAGACCGACCCGAACCGGGGGACTCCGGTGCGCACCACCGTGCTGGTCGGTGGGGCCGTGTTCGTCGCGTCCGGCTTCTTCTCCTTCTCGAGCCTGGCCGAGATGGTCAACATCGGCACCCTGTTCGCGTTCATCCTGGTATCGATCGGGGTGATCGTGCTGCGGCGGAAACGTCCCGACCTGCCGCGCGGTTTCCGGGCTCCCCTGGTTCCGCTGGTTCCGGTCCTGGCAGTGCTGGCCTGCCTGTGGCTGATGATCAACCTGACCGCCTTCACCTGGATCAGGTTCATGATCTGGATGGTCGCGGGTGTGGTCATCTACGTGCTCTACAGCCGTACCCACTCGGTGCTCGGGCAGCGGGAGAAGGCCGACAACCTCCCCGACTGA
- a CDS encoding SIS domain-containing protein, translating into MTTVLDDSVLEDQQRLFELDTRGLLRTAALAGAQVRSAASSAEEAGLDDLAGYKPRALVLLSTAGAGPAACGLLAAELGPSCQVPVVVTEAMPSWIGPLDVVFAHAADGGDTVLAESLELATRRGATVVLAAPDEGPVAAAAAGRAKLISPRIPVPEPLGLAHVFTAGLRVLTALGLLTADTDALADALDEQAERSHPGREISENPAKTLALRLADRVPLLWGVDEVATAVARHGAFVLGCYAGMPCDVTSYRQAVNREALYGAAAAVGGEADLFADPEEAGSGLRVVLLSTREDERGGLAERAAVAGLPGADVLAPTESQEGGGVRSSLSLAVGFDMAAVYIGLASDSLNGHGRPTPVAR; encoded by the coding sequence GTGACGACGGTGCTGGACGACAGCGTCCTGGAGGACCAGCAGCGACTCTTCGAACTGGACACCCGGGGACTCCTCCGCACGGCCGCGCTGGCGGGCGCGCAGGTCCGTTCGGCCGCCTCCTCCGCGGAGGAGGCGGGCCTGGACGATCTCGCCGGGTACAAGCCGCGGGCTCTGGTGCTGTTGTCCACGGCGGGAGCCGGTCCCGCCGCCTGCGGACTGCTCGCCGCCGAGCTCGGGCCCTCCTGCCAGGTGCCCGTGGTGGTCACCGAGGCGATGCCCTCCTGGATCGGACCGCTGGACGTGGTCTTCGCCCACGCCGCCGACGGTGGTGACACCGTGCTGGCCGAGTCGCTGGAGCTGGCCACCAGGCGCGGTGCGACTGTGGTCCTCGCCGCTCCGGACGAGGGGCCGGTGGCCGCCGCGGCCGCCGGGCGGGCGAAGCTGATCTCCCCCCGGATCCCGGTGCCGGAGCCGTTGGGCCTCGCCCACGTCTTCACGGCGGGACTGCGGGTCCTGACGGCGCTGGGGTTGCTGACGGCCGACACCGACGCCCTGGCCGACGCGCTGGACGAGCAGGCGGAGCGCTCCCACCCCGGCCGCGAGATCTCGGAGAACCCGGCCAAGACGCTGGCCCTGCGGCTGGCCGACCGCGTTCCGCTGCTGTGGGGGGTCGACGAGGTCGCCACGGCGGTCGCGCGGCACGGTGCCTTCGTGCTGGGCTGCTACGCGGGGATGCCGTGCGACGTCACGAGCTACCGGCAGGCGGTGAACCGCGAGGCGCTGTACGGCGCCGCCGCCGCGGTGGGTGGTGAGGCGGATCTGTTCGCCGACCCGGAGGAGGCGGGCTCCGGGCTGCGGGTCGTGCTGCTGAGCACGCGCGAGGACGAACGGGGCGGGCTCGCCGAGCGCGCCGCCGTGGCCGGGCTGCCGGGGGCGGACGTGCTCGCCCCCACCGAGTCCCAGGAGGGCGGCGGTGTGCGGAGCTCGCTGTCCCTGGCGGTCGGGTTCGACATGGCGGCGGTCTACATCGGGCTGGCCTCGGACTCGTTGAACGGTCACGGCAGACCGACGCCCGTGGCGCGCTGA